A section of the Methanocaldococcus sp. FS406-22 genome encodes:
- a CDS encoding class I SAM-dependent methyltransferase, with the protein MHYFSEKPTTKSDIKIVEDILRGKRLKFKTDAGVFSYGKVDKGTKILVENVIVDKDDDILDLGCGYGVIGIALADEVKSVTMADINRRAIKLAKENIKLNNLEGYDIRVIHSDLYENVRDREYDKIITNPPIRAGKEVLHKIIKEGKEILKEGGEIWVVIQTKQGAKSLAKFMEEVFGNVETVTIKGGYRVLKSKKL; encoded by the coding sequence ATGCACTATTTCTCTGAAAAGCCAACAACCAAATCAGATATAAAAATTGTTGAAGACATTTTAAGAGGGAAGAGATTGAAATTTAAAACAGATGCTGGAGTTTTCTCTTATGGAAAGGTTGATAAGGGAACAAAAATTTTAGTTGAGAATGTTATAGTTGATAAAGATGATGACATCTTAGATTTGGGTTGTGGTTATGGGGTTATTGGAATAGCTTTAGCTGATGAGGTTAAATCCGTTACAATGGCTGATATAAACAGAAGAGCTATAAAGTTAGCTAAGGAGAATATAAAGCTGAATAACTTGGAGGGTTATGACATTAGAGTAATTCATAGTGATTTGTATGAAAATGTTAGAGATAGAGAGTATGATAAGATTATAACAAACCCACCAATAAGAGCTGGAAAGGAGGTTTTGCATAAAATTATCAAAGAAGGGAAGGAGATTTTAAAAGAAGGGGGAGAGATTTGGGTAGTTATTCAAACAAAGCAAGGGGCTAAGTCATTAGCAAAGTTTATGGAAGAAGTTTTTGGGAACGTTGAGACGGTTACAATAAAAGGAGGTTATAGGGTTTTAAAGAGTAAAAAATTATAA
- the trm5b gene encoding tRNA (guanine(37)-N1)-methyltransferase Trm5b produces the protein MPLCLKIDKKHGEKTRRILIENNLLNKDYKIISEGNYLYLPIKHIDEEILKSILDIEFELVEKDLEEKKIIKKPSFREIISKKYRKEVDEGLISLSYDVIGDLVILQISDEIDEKTRKEIGELAYKLIPCKGVFRRKSEVKGEFRVRELEHLAGENRTLTIHKENGYRLYVDIAKVYFSPRLSGERARIMKKVSLDDVVVDMFAGVGPFSIACKNAKKIYAIDINPHAIELLKKNIKLNKLEHKIIPILSDVREVDVKGNRVIMNLPKYAHEFVDKALDIVEEGGVIHYYTIGKDFNDAIKLFEKKCDCEVLEKRIVKSYAPREYILALDFKINKK, from the coding sequence ATGCCATTATGCCTAAAAATAGATAAAAAACATGGAGAAAAAACAAGAAGAATACTGATAGAAAACAACCTATTAAACAAAGATTATAAAATAATATCTGAAGGAAACTACCTATATCTACCAATAAAACATATTGATGAGGAGATTTTAAAGAGCATCTTAGATATTGAGTTTGAGTTAGTTGAAAAAGACCTTGAAGAGAAAAAAATCATTAAAAAACCAAGTTTTAGAGAAATAATATCAAAAAAATATAGAAAGGAAGTTGATGAGGGATTAATATCTCTCTCCTATGATGTTATTGGTGATTTGGTAATACTGCAAATTTCAGATGAGATTGATGAAAAAACAAGAAAGGAGATTGGAGAACTTGCCTATAAATTAATTCCATGCAAGGGAGTTTTTAGGAGGAAGAGTGAAGTTAAAGGAGAGTTTAGAGTTAGGGAGTTGGAGCATTTAGCTGGGGAGAATAGAACTTTAACAATCCACAAAGAAAACGGCTATAGGCTTTATGTTGATATTGCAAAGGTCTATTTCTCACCAAGATTAAGTGGAGAGAGAGCAAGGATCATGAAAAAGGTCTCTTTGGATGACGTGGTTGTTGATATGTTTGCCGGTGTTGGGCCTTTCTCAATAGCTTGCAAAAATGCCAAAAAAATCTATGCCATAGATATAAACCCTCATGCCATAGAGCTTTTAAAGAAAAACATAAAGTTAAATAAGTTGGAACATAAGATAATACCTATATTGAGTGATGTAAGAGAAGTTGACGTTAAGGGGAATAGGGTTATAATGAATCTACCAAAATATGCCCATGAATTTGTTGATAAGGCATTAGATATTGTAGAGGAAGGAGGAGTTATACACTATTACACGATTGGAAAAGATTTTAATGATGCAATAAAATTATTTGAAAAAAAGTGTGATTGTGAAGTTTTAGAAAAAAGAATAGTAAAGAGCTATGCACCAAGAGAATATATATTAGCTTTGGACTTTAAAATTAATAAAAAATAA
- a CDS encoding nucleoside recognition domain-containing protein, which produces MDILQYLFKIIALSSIGIIVASIIEETNLISKIKRITKPICLISNLPEECVLSLLGNFINPTVGKSMLAGFYKENKINEKEVIVTTIISPLPTILGESIFRVQLPLAVVILGYKLGLIYVSLNVISGFLQALIGILYANIFFKRRQIEINNDNNEKLVFNREVIIKGFKKSLKILKKVIPMIVIFTILINYLIKLGLMDVVRGIFSPVFRILDLPGEAIAVLIANLAHFSAGYATVDILIKNGILNEKQALIVLLIANIIGVTMIYLKHSIGTYIALFGRFGLKLAMINYAVSVMVKILLILLLILVL; this is translated from the coding sequence ATGGATATACTTCAATATTTATTTAAAATAATAGCTTTATCATCCATTGGGATTATAGTTGCAAGTATTATTGAGGAAACTAATTTAATAAGCAAAATTAAAAGGATAACTAAGCCAATCTGCTTAATATCTAATCTTCCAGAAGAGTGTGTTTTATCTTTATTAGGTAACTTTATAAATCCAACTGTCGGAAAGTCAATGTTAGCTGGGTTTTATAAAGAAAATAAAATCAATGAAAAGGAGGTTATAGTAACTACAATAATCAGCCCTCTACCTACAATCTTAGGAGAGAGCATTTTCAGGGTTCAACTGCCGTTAGCTGTTGTTATCTTGGGCTACAAGTTGGGGCTTATCTATGTCTCTCTCAACGTTATCTCTGGGTTTTTGCAGGCTTTAATAGGGATTTTGTATGCAAACATATTCTTTAAAAGAAGACAGATAGAGATAAACAATGATAACAATGAAAAACTAGTATTTAATAGGGAGGTTATAATTAAAGGCTTTAAAAAATCTTTAAAAATTTTAAAAAAGGTTATTCCAATGATTGTTATCTTTACTATATTAATAAACTACCTAATAAAACTTGGTTTAATGGATGTTGTTAGAGGGATATTTAGCCCAGTATTTAGGATTCTTGATTTGCCAGGTGAGGCAATAGCTGTTTTAATTGCGAACCTTGCTCACTTCTCTGCTGGATATGCCACAGTTGATATTTTAATAAAAAATGGCATTTTAAACGAGAAGCAAGCTCTAATAGTTTTATTAATTGCCAATATCATTGGAGTTACAATGATTTATTTAAAACACTCCATTGGAACTTACATAGCTTTATTTGGGAGATTTGGATTAAAGTTGGCAATGATAAATTATGCTGTGAGTGTTATGGTTAAGATACTGCTGATTTTATTGCTTATTTTGGTGCTTTAG
- the nifH gene encoding nitrogenase iron protein, translated as MRKFCVYGKGGIGKSTTVSNIAAALAEDGKKVLVVGCDPKADTTRNLVGRKIPTVLDVFRKKGPDNMELEDIVFEGFGGVYCVESGGPEPGIGCAGRGVITAVDMLNRLGVFEELKPDVVIYDILGDVVCGGFAMPLQKHLADDVYIVTTCDPMAIYAGNNICKGIKRFASRGKIALGGIIYNGRSVIDAPEIVEEFAKKIGTQVIGKIPMSNLITKAEIYKKTVIEYAPDSEIANIFREIARAIYENESRVVPNPLSEEELDEITEKIDVLLKESVKE; from the coding sequence ATGAGGAAATTTTGTGTCTATGGAAAGGGAGGAATTGGAAAATCCACTACGGTGAGTAATATAGCAGCAGCTTTGGCAGAGGATGGAAAGAAGGTTTTGGTTGTTGGCTGTGACCCAAAGGCAGATACAACAAGAAACTTAGTAGGGAGGAAGATTCCAACTGTCTTAGATGTCTTTAGAAAAAAAGGGCCGGACAATATGGAATTGGAAGATATTGTTTTTGAAGGCTTTGGTGGAGTTTATTGTGTTGAATCTGGAGGGCCTGAACCTGGAATAGGATGTGCTGGGAGGGGAGTTATAACGGCAGTTGATATGCTAAATAGATTAGGGGTTTTTGAAGAACTAAAGCCAGATGTGGTTATCTATGATATTCTGGGAGATGTTGTTTGTGGTGGCTTTGCAATGCCTTTACAAAAGCACTTGGCTGATGATGTTTATATTGTAACCACTTGCGACCCAATGGCAATCTATGCGGGAAACAATATATGCAAGGGGATAAAGAGGTTTGCAAGCAGAGGAAAGATTGCACTGGGAGGAATAATTTACAATGGAAGGAGTGTTATAGATGCCCCAGAGATTGTTGAAGAATTTGCCAAAAAAATTGGAACTCAAGTTATTGGAAAAATCCCAATGAGTAATTTAATAACAAAGGCAGAGATTTACAAAAAGACAGTTATTGAATATGCCCCAGACAGTGAGATAGCAAATATATTTAGAGAGATTGCAAGGGCAATATATGAAAATGAAAGTAGAGTTGTCCCAAATCCGTTATCAGAGGAGGAGTTGGATGAAATTACTGAAAAGATTGATGTACTGTTAAAGGAGAGTGTTAAAGAATAA
- a CDS encoding replication factor C large subunit: MLSWVEKYRPKSLKEVAGHDKVKEKLKTWIESYLKGEHPKPILLVGPPGCGKTTLAYALANDYGFEVIELNASDKRSASVIKKVVGHAATSSSIFGKKFLIILDEVDGISGKEDAGGVSELIKVIKKAKNPIILTANDAYAPAIRNLLPYVEVIQLNPVHTNSVYKVLKKIAQKEGLDVDDKTLKMIAQHSAGDLRSAINDLEALALSGDLSYEAAQKLPDRKREANIFDALRVILKTTHYGIATTALMNVDETPDVVIEWIAENVPKEYEKPEEVARAFEYLSKADRYLGRVMRRQNYSFWKYATTLMTAGVALSKHEKYRKWTPYSYPKIFRLLTQTKAEREILNKILKKIGEKTHTSSKRARFDLQMLKILAKENPSIAADLVDYFEIKEDELKVLVGDKLASEILKILKEKKKLERKKKKEKEKLEKEKKKEEAKEEQPIIQPKEVEEKEEIKAEVEKKIEEEKKEEEIKEKIEEKPKVEEVKEKTKKEKKKERKKKEDKGKQLTLDAFFK; the protein is encoded by the coding sequence ATGTTAAGTTGGGTAGAGAAGTATAGACCAAAATCTTTAAAAGAAGTTGCTGGGCATGATAAAGTTAAAGAAAAGCTAAAAACATGGATTGAGAGTTATTTAAAAGGGGAGCATCCAAAACCAATTTTATTGGTGGGGCCTCCAGGTTGTGGAAAGACAACGTTAGCTTATGCATTAGCAAACGATTACGGATTTGAAGTTATTGAACTAAATGCGAGTGATAAAAGAAGTGCTTCAGTCATAAAAAAGGTTGTAGGACACGCTGCTACTTCATCATCTATCTTTGGAAAAAAATTTTTAATTATACTGGATGAGGTTGACGGAATCTCTGGAAAGGAGGATGCCGGAGGGGTTTCTGAGCTAATAAAAGTTATAAAGAAGGCAAAGAACCCAATAATTTTAACTGCAAATGATGCTTACGCTCCAGCAATAAGAAATCTCCTCCCTTATGTTGAGGTAATCCAGCTAAACCCAGTCCATACAAACTCTGTTTATAAAGTTCTAAAAAAGATAGCACAAAAAGAGGGGCTTGATGTGGATGACAAAACGCTAAAGATGATTGCCCAGCATTCAGCTGGAGATTTGAGGAGTGCAATAAATGACTTAGAGGCTTTAGCATTATCTGGAGATTTGAGTTATGAGGCAGCCCAAAAATTGCCGGATAGGAAGAGAGAGGCAAATATATTTGATGCTTTAAGGGTTATTTTAAAAACTACCCACTATGGGATAGCTACAACTGCTTTAATGAATGTGGATGAAACACCAGATGTCGTTATAGAGTGGATAGCTGAAAACGTTCCAAAAGAGTATGAGAAGCCAGAAGAAGTTGCAAGAGCTTTTGAATACCTCTCAAAGGCAGATAGATATTTAGGCAGAGTTATGAGAAGGCAGAACTACAGTTTTTGGAAGTATGCAACAACGTTAATGACTGCTGGGGTAGCCTTATCAAAGCATGAAAAGTATAGAAAATGGACACCTTACAGCTATCCAAAGATTTTTAGATTATTAACTCAAACAAAAGCTGAGAGAGAGATATTAAATAAAATATTAAAAAAGATAGGAGAAAAAACCCATACATCATCAAAGAGGGCAAGGTTTGATTTGCAGATGCTTAAAATCTTAGCTAAAGAAAATCCTTCTATAGCTGCTGATTTAGTTGATTATTTTGAAATAAAGGAAGATGAGCTAAAAGTTTTGGTTGGAGATAAGTTAGCTTCAGAAATCTTAAAGATATTGAAAGAAAAGAAAAAATTAGAGAGGAAAAAGAAAAAAGAAAAAGAGAAATTAGAGAAAGAAAAAAAGAAAGAAGAAGCTAAGGAAGAACAACCAATTATACAACCTAAGGAAGTTGAAGAAAAAGAGGAAATAAAAGCTGAAGTAGAGAAAAAAATAGAAGAAGAGAAGAAGGAAGAAGAGATTAAAGAAAAGATAGAGGAAAAACCAAAGGTTGAAGAAGTAAAAGAAAAAACTAAAAAAGAGAAAAAGAAAGAGAGGAAAAAGAAAGAAGATAAAGGTAAGCAATTAACGTTAGATGCATTCTTCAAATAA
- the argF gene encoding ornithine carbamoyltransferase translates to MHLLDLDVLSREDVLKIIEYGMYFKKNRRKHEKILEGKSVAILFEKPSTRTRMSFDIAVYELGGHPLIMNQNEIHLGKKESTKDTARVMSRYVDAIVARVYKHRDLEEMAKYSSVPVINALSDLAHPCQILADLMTIKEYKGKFKGLKIAYLGDGNNVCNSLILGSALVGMDIYVATPRGYEPNAKVVLKAKEIIDSYGEGSLTLTNNPIEAAEDADILYTDVWISMGDDKSKEEVLKIFPPFQINNKLLEYAKDDVIVMHCLPANRGYEITDDVIDGEHSVVYDEAENRLHVQKGVFKFIFERD, encoded by the coding sequence ATGCATCTCTTAGATTTGGATGTATTAAGTAGAGAGGATGTATTAAAAATTATTGAATATGGTATGTACTTCAAAAAAAACAGAAGAAAACATGAAAAAATCTTAGAGGGGAAGAGTGTAGCAATTCTGTTTGAGAAACCCTCAACAAGGACAAGGATGAGTTTTGATATTGCAGTTTATGAGTTAGGAGGGCATCCACTAATAATGAATCAGAATGAAATACACTTAGGAAAGAAAGAATCTACAAAAGACACTGCAAGGGTTATGAGTAGATATGTAGATGCAATAGTGGCAAGGGTTTATAAGCATAGAGATTTAGAGGAGATGGCTAAATACTCATCAGTTCCAGTTATAAATGCATTGAGTGATTTAGCTCATCCTTGCCAAATATTGGCTGATTTGATGACTATAAAAGAGTATAAAGGCAAATTTAAAGGATTAAAGATAGCATACTTAGGAGATGGAAACAACGTCTGCAACTCCTTAATCTTAGGTTCTGCATTAGTAGGAATGGATATTTATGTAGCAACACCAAGAGGTTATGAGCCGAATGCTAAAGTTGTATTAAAAGCTAAGGAGATTATTGACAGCTATGGAGAAGGCTCATTAACATTAACAAACAACCCAATAGAGGCTGCTGAAGATGCTGATATATTATATACTGACGTATGGATTAGTATGGGAGATGATAAAAGCAAAGAAGAGGTTTTAAAAATCTTCCCACCATTCCAAATCAATAATAAACTCTTAGAATATGCTAAAGATGATGTCATAGTTATGCACTGTCTCCCAGCAAATAGAGGGTATGAGATAACTGATGATGTTATTGATGGAGAGCATTCAGTTGTCTATGATGAGGCAGAGAATAGATTGCACGTTCAGAAAGGAGTATTTAAGTTTATATTTGAGAGAGACTAA